TCACTGTCAAAATGTGTTCTTTGAACCTAGAATAAAGAATCTTGATAtccataaattataattataagatAGGAGAGATTATTTACCCGAAGTTGTTTGAGAATTGACAGTCGGTCGCAGTTGGCTTGCAAGATACGGAGTATGAGACTGGAAGATGCAGAATCGAATAGACTTAAGAACATTTAACATGGGCTTAAAGGTGCACTCAATTAATCCAATGGTTTCATTACCTTAAGGCCAAAAGAATTTACACTAAATAGGCTTTTTTTTTAATGGTTGCAATTGCAACCAGTACCACCACATTACATCCGCCCAGAACACATGAAAAATGACATTTGCTTTCATTTAATGAATTTAAATCGAATACCTCTCAGAGGTGTTGCACAATTACCTTGCCAAAATGCAACTCCATAAATACATTATAAATCTCAATTGTGCAAAAAATTGAAAGAAAAACACATGTAATATCCAGGCATATCATGCTATTCTTACAACCATTTTATTCTTCTTACCAGCAGATAACAACAAAACTTTACCATCCACAATATCATCAACTTCAATCTTTTTCCCTTCATTATCAACTCTCCCATTATTCAAATACAATCCACCTTGCTTTAACAACCTCTTAGCAGCCCCTTTACTCTCAATTAAACCCGTAGAAACCGATAAATCAACAACACCAACATCCAAAACCCGATCATAAGCCAAAGAACACGAAGGCACATCCTCTGCAATCCCCTCAATCGTCTTCCAATCTAATCTCGTCTCAGAACCCGGCCTCAACGCTTCGGTCGCTTTAATCGCTTCCTCCAAACCATCAACCCCGTGCACGAAACGTGTCACCTCTTCCGCTAACCTAATTTGAGCTGTATTCGGTACATAACCATCTTTCTTCATATCCATTTCAATCTCACTAATCTCATCCAAACTCAAAAAAGTTAAAATCTTTAAAAACCTAACCACATCAGCATCAGGAACAGAAAAGAAATACTGATAAAACTTATAAGGTGACAACATTGTCTCCGAAAGCCAAATCGCACCATCTTCCGACTTTCCAAATTTCGTTCCGTCCGACTTTAACAGCAACGGAAATGTAACACCGTAAACTGAATCAGACTGATGAAGCTTCCGAATCAATTCGGTTCCAGCAGTAATATTCCCCCATTGATCTGATCCACCGATTTGAATCGTCACATTTTCGTTTTTAAACAAGTGAACGAAATCGTAGCCTTGTAATAATTGATAAGTGAATTCAGTGTAACTTAATCCTTGATCAGATGATTCTAATCTTCTTTTAACACTTTCTTTAGCCATCATAGTATTAACCCTAGCAAACCTCCCAACATCTTTTAAAAAATCAAGTAATTTAACATCTTTCCACCAATCATAGTTAttcaaaaccctaaccctaacttcacCATCATTATTATCACCCCTTCTATCTAGAATTTTAACAATTGTATTCGAAATACCAGAAATGTTACGCTCTAGGGTTTGTACATCAAGTTCCGGCCGTTCAAGCGATTTTCCAGAAGGATCACCGACACGGCCGGTGGCGCCACCGACGAGTGCGACGGCAGAATGACCACAGCGGATAAACCACGACAACACAATGATTCCAATTAGGTTACCAAGGTGGAGACTTTCGGCGGTTGGATCAAAACCACAGTATACACTTAGAGACGAATTTGTGCAAATTGAGCGGAGATTTTCGCCGGTGATGGATTCAAGTAAGCCTCTTTCTTCAAGGATTTCCACTACGTTAGGTCGATTCTGTTGTGGTGATTGTGAAGATGAGAAATTGCGAGTGAATTGGTAATGCCGGCGGTgatttttagggtttagggtttgtaaTTTGGGGAAAAGAGATGAAATTGGGGATTTGGAGTACTTAGGTTTGACGATGAAGAAAGTAGATGTTCTGAAGATGGCAGCAGCGGCTGCCATTTTGAAAAAGTTAATGTTGGAGTTGCCGAAATTGGATAAGGTATTTGATATGATAGATACACCGAGTTATAATTAAAGTTTTGGCACCAAAGTTTCTGTTTTTAAAAAATGACCACTAAACTAATTATGTTCTACACAACACAGGTAACAGTATTTGTTCCTTACCTGCTCGTGCTCGGTATTTAAGTAACTAGGATTACAAAAAAGTATTATTACAATAAGAACATAAATGTCGAATAGTGTAGGATGTTGCATACATTAATAAAAGAATTTGGGCGACTTTCAATTTGTTTCTCTTGTAGCTACTGCATAAATAAATTGGTTAAAATCTAGTCTTAAATCTTAATACACCTCATTGAATACACTCACAACCAAAACAGGATCTTGTCATAAATTGAATACACCTCATTGAAGATAATCTGAACCAAGTCAGGGTTTAAGTTTAACCTCCGACTCTGGAGATGAAAATTCGTCATCACTCACGGCTCGTGAAGAATGAACATCACCGTCACTTGCACTAGACGCGTACTCATGATCGCTACCCCTCTCCTTTAATTCTGCAATCTTCTCTAACGCCATCTTAAAATCCCACCTCTTTTCAACGTTCCACTCGCAACAACACATACCGATCTTCAAAAGTTTCAACATCTCCCCCTCACAGTTACTTGTCCCTTTCATATCTTTATCGAACACTTCACCGGTCCACTCTTCCCGAACCACTGAGTTGACCCATGTCTCCAAATCCGAGTTACCCCCTTTCCCTTGTTTAAGATAGTTTGCCGGAAATATCCCCGTCAGCATCTCTAAAATGAGAATCCCGAGGCACCAAACGTCTGTCTTGTGCGTGGTGCGATCATGGTAACTAAACTCGGGTGACTTGTAAGCAACCATGAATTCTCGAGCATGGTGCTTGTTTACAATAGGAACTAGAGCGTAATCCGCTAAGAGTGGATTAAAGTCATTGTCGAGAAGCACGTTTGACGATTTTAGGTGACCGTGAGGTAACGATAGGTGTGGAAGCTGCTTGTAGAGATAGTCGAGACCCTGCGCTATACCCTTGATTATGTTTAGCCGAGTTGGCCAGTCCAATCCTGGCTCGTTTGGCTTTCGATTCCCTATACGTTTATACAACAATAGACACCATTCAAGTCAGCATATGACATGTCAAGAAACATTATAAGCATAAGCGTTTTATTCAAATAACTATCTTTCTTTACTGAACCTGAATTCTATACCTAGACATGAGAATACCGATCACTTACTTATAAATGGTTCAATTAGGGTTATGTTTTCGTGTATAATGGGTCATAGTGAAAAAGACTAGCAGATTTGGGACGACATGTGGGTCAAAACTTTccttaaatttattttttttaatgcATAAAATCTCCTAAATCATTTTATCCAAGTTAAAAATCACAAATTAACCCATATTTAGGACCctgatatcttttaaacaggtctcaGAATCTTGTGGTGGTCAGGGCCTGAAACAACCAAGAATTAATCCTGTTGGACTGCGTACATTAGAATATGGAGTGGATTACTCGCTGTCGTATAACCGAACATGGAAAACCTTATTACTTTTTTGGGTATGAAAAGATTGTATGTTTTGAAGTAGTACCCGACCCGAAAAATTCGAAACTATGTTTAAATAACATACCATGAAGGTGACTAGCCAAGCTACCATTTTCTGCAAACTCTGTGATCAAAAGCTTTTCATCTTTCTTATAATAGAAAGCCACTATGGGAAGCAAATTAGGGTGTGAAAATCTTCCAAGTCTAGTCAAATGCACATAAAACTCTTCTTTTCTCACATTATTCATATCCCTAAACCGCTTGACCACCACCGCTGGACCATCATTCATGGCCGCCTTGTACGACGATCCAAAACTACCACCACCCAAAACATCAGCCGAAGCTCGTAAGAGCTCATTTAAGCCGAACCTTTCTCGATCACTCCTCACAAACTGAAGCTTCCCGTTGTTTTGTGGTCGTTTGTTGTTCTCTTCTTCATCACTGTGCGTTTGCATATCTTTTGAGCTTGTTCTGTAAGGATTGTTTTTGTTTAGTTTCTTTATTTGGTTGTTTTTGCATTCGTTTTTGGGTGTTCTTTGGGTGCGACATACACGTAAGGTGACGAGTATGAGTGCTAGAACTAAAACGACAAATATGATGGCTAGGATTAGTGCTTTTTGAGTGTGTTTCTCTTTGGTGATCTTGCACGTGCTCTTTACTGGTTTACCACATACATTGTTACCTGTATGAGCCAAACAGGATAACTCAGTCAAGTTAATATAACATCTTCTGTAGTACAGTTAATAGCTTGCTGTCACTCAAATATAGAGCTAATTACACGAATCGTTTTCGTGTTTTATTGTTTTTTCCAACACATCATCCCTGTTGGAATATCATTTCAGTGGACATCCTTGATTTGCAGTTTTGATCGATTGAGTTCTCTTTTATCAGAATAAACAAAATGCCTAGGACTTATATGGTCATAAACAGCAAACAGGGGGGGCGATTGATCAATTAGTTCAGGTGGAGGGACTAAAAGGGTGATGGTACTCTACCAAAATTTAATCATACATCACTACATATATGTTTTACACATAATATTATACAATACAACTCTTTAATGTACGTTTAGTGATCTACCAATAAATTTTGGgtgctgattcgtacaccaccaaaattattcatacaccactaaatatgtaacacagtgttgtactgtacaactctCTAAAgcatatttagtggtgtatggataaTTTCAAGTGGTGTACGAATCAGTTCCCATAAATTTTACTTGTGTACTGATCATTCCCTTAATAAAAGTTGATATTTATGTGGGATTTTAATAATCtactaattatttttatttaattagatATGGATATAGATATGTTGATTGTGTAGGTGTACATGTACTTGCAAATTTGtatacatgttttttttttttctgttgtcTTACCTATTGTCATTTTAAAGTCAAATTATTTCTGTTTGTAGAACGTGCTATCCACTTCTAAGTCTTTTGTAAATGTCACTTTTCTTTAACAAGATTAAATATGTAATCTTGTATTGTTTACGAGATTAAAGATTGCACCACAAACACTAGTTTCAACTTTCAATAGTTCTCCTTATTCCTTATGCACGTCTTAAGAAACTGGGTTTCCATTAATGACTTTAAGAAAACACTTAATTCATCAACAAAACATTAAATTATTAAACTTTGTTAATACTTCTCCTAATAACTTTTTAGCGTATTAACAATTTGTATTAATTGGATAAAATGAAAATGTTTGTGAGTTAAGCCAACTGACTTGGTATACAGCTAAACTTAGGAGGTTCTATCTATGCAGTACTCGGGGAGGACGACCCGTAACCTCTCGTGAGGAAATCAGGGCCCAATTACTAGGTCATCTTGAGACGGTTTAAGCAAATGGGCTTGAAACGTAGTAAAAACAACCATTTTAATGGCATTATGAACAAGTACAATGGTTACAAACAAACTGATTCGTACCTGAAAATGAGCTTGGATCCTGATTCCTGAGCCCCGGAGGTATCTGACCCGAAAGTCTGTTATTTGCAAAATTCACTTTCAAGTTTTTCTGCTCAAAATCTGGTATCTCCCCTTCAAATTCATTATCTTGCAACTGCAAATCAACAAGAATGTTCAACCCGTTAAGCGACCCAGGAATTCGCCCTGTAAATTTATTATTCCCGAGCTGCACTTTCCTCATCGAACTCATACCCATAAACATATCATCTCTAATCACCCCCGAAAACTTATTATTCGATAAATAAATTCCTCTCAAGGCACGAATTTTGCTCACATCAGGCATTGATCCTTCAAAACTGTTGTTTGCAAAACTCAGTGTCCGAATCGTAGACAACTCAGCCAATGCATCCATATCTATGGTCCCATTTAAACCCATGTTCTCCAGTTGCAACCCGAACACGGTTCCATCTTTCCCACATATAACACCCGACCAATTCGGTCTCGCCCCGTTACATGGTGCAACATTCGTGTCCCAGTCGTTTAGTGCTGCTGCATTCGCTAGCGACTTCTTGAACGTAATGAGTTTCGTGATGTCATTACTATCTGATAAAACAATTGTAAAACAGAGTAATGTGTAAATAAGAAGCAGCATATGTTTATATGTTGTGTGGTTCGAACCCATATTGGATACGGTTCGGGCCAATTCAGGTGGTGATCAGGTGGATGAAATAGGAGATAAAGAGagttggtaatgatgtaggagtgggGAAATATTAAGGGAGATTTTGATAGAAGACATTTGAGATGGTGAAGTTGACAAAGTCTGTTGGATGATTGTTgcaaaaacatgtgtatcggcatggacatgttagccctgtgttgactttgtcaacccatccagcggtccccggtagcccactggagcctggcgaaacaccatcacccatttccccacagcatgccaggcccgagattcgaacctgcatcgttattgttgcaatcttcgcatgcgtgggaccaagggatcatttgagcccggtaagaatggtttttgatccaattatttggaaaatcctcacctagtgggaatcgaaccctcacctcccctaagggagagtgagtcattcACCACTAGACTATTGGCCCATTCTTGTCTGTTGGATGATTAGCTAGTGGTTAAGGCCGGCTAAGTCTAGTTTGGCCCAACTCTAAGTGTCAATGGGTTAAGGTTgattacttgatatatatatatatatatatatatatatatatatatatatatatatatatatatatatatatatatatatatatatatatatatatatatatatatatatatatatatagagagagagagagagagaggaaaaaTAAATAGAATCGAAATAGAATCGAGTAGGAATATTACTTTGTTTTTTGTTTGTACAATGATATATTTTGATGTGGTTATTTTGAAATATTAATgagatacaattttttttttatttgaatgTTTCTTgtcttaaattttatcaaagttcttGATCATAGGGTTTCATTCAGTTACGGATCTTATAAGCTTGAGGCAAGTAAATGTGTGATGACTATTCAATTTATGTTGTTATGGATGAATAAAACAAGTCAGGAGGTTAATGTATTTCAAAGCGTGTGAAAGGCTTTTTGATATACATAACTATATACTTTCATTTAATATAGTTTAATGTTAATGAGATTAACGTAACTCAAAAGATAATAACTAGACTCAACAAATCAAACACACTTTCAATAGTTCAAAAAAATTAAATCCAAGATAATTTGaattttttaattagttaatttaataATGTGGTcgaaaaacataaaataaaaaggaaaaatatTATAAAGAAAACATACCCCAAAACTTGAACCTCGGTCTACTTGTAGAGAAACGGGAATGGATGTCACTCACCCGCATTCGCTTTTGTAATAAATTAGTGGAGTGTCTCGAGTTGCGTTGGTGAAACGTTTGAAAAAATTTAATTTCGAAAAAGAAGGAAAATATAGAAGGAAAAAGAAAAAATTGAATTAGGTAAAAAATTATAAGTTGAAAAAAAAGTTTCAAAAAAATCCCTTTTAgaaaagataatactaataataacaataacaacaacaacaacaacaataataataataataataataataataataataataataataataataataataatatcaatattaatattatcgttaataataatagtattagtagtagtaataataataataataataacaacaacaataataataataataatgataataatagtagtagtagtagtagtagtaataataataataataataataataataataataataataacaataatattaatactattaatattaatattaatatcaatattaataataataataataataataataataataataataataataataataataacaataacaataacaataacaataacaataataatagtggtTATGGAGTTGAGTTTTAAAGGGTGTTCTTGATAGTACAACTATGTAAGCAAGATGTAGAATTAGTGTGGAGTTGAGGTTTAAGGGGTGTTCTTGATGTtacatgtgatgccccgtacaaaaccatcgtgtacgaatcatcaacaacaggatcattacaaggttaagtactatatgcgatttcaaaaagagtttgcattcaataataaagtgatgtctaaaccaacatcgaatgttttacaatccaaaagcatgcttcactaagtagaagcaaataataagtgtatgtgaccacaacggtcgttacaagtcatagttcaaaagtactaatgtttgaatgcaaaataaagtagttcatgcgatagcaactctaagcagcgggtgtttacggcacgactagtacacagcggaagctaacctcaagcacctgagaaaaacatgcttaaaaatgtcaacacaaaggttggtgagctatagtttaagtataacagtaagtaaggtaggccacgagatttcagtgctacaaagagcatttcaaaacagtatgataaagtatatgttaaccgtgggcacttggtaactaacttaacgtttataccccctgaaagtacacttggcaagtgcgtatgtctacgaagtattaaacactcgttaaatgctagcgctactagcccgagtggggatgtcaaaccctatggatccatatctaagattcgcgttcacgattcaaaaaccaatgattaaacgttaccgagctaaagggaatgtttatgccgttgtataacccacacatatataagtttaagtactcgtgcctagtatgtaaaacataaaatccgcatgtattctcagttcccaaaataagttaaagtaaaaagggaatgctataactcacaatgataatgtagtcgtaaagtcggttcgaaaaaagtgtgcaagtaatcggtccgaaggtcctcaacctaagtcaaatagtactaagtcagtaaatcgtccgaataggtttaaaagtatgtaaataaggtcttaagggtcatcatcattcatcatcaaacaaaaggcgtaaagtaagtttcgtttatgaaagtagttttaaaacaaaggctgacttcagtcagtcaccacggcctctacccttactgaattaaggtgagaccagtggccatggctccttatatgagtcctttaagtgtggtaaaatttacagaagcaaactcgtcttcgtttgaccgtggcgacggtctaagtgcgagtagg
The window above is part of the Rutidosis leptorrhynchoides isolate AG116_Rl617_1_P2 chromosome 1, CSIRO_AGI_Rlap_v1, whole genome shotgun sequence genome. Proteins encoded here:
- the LOC139860599 gene encoding tyrosine--tRNA ligase, chloroplastic/mitochondrial, which codes for MAAAAAIFRTSTFFIVKPKYSKSPISSLFPKLQTLNPKNHRRHYQFTRNFSSSQSPQQNRPNVVEILEERGLLESITGENLRSICTNSSLSVYCGFDPTAESLHLGNLIGIIVLSWFIRCGHSAVALVGGATGRVGDPSGKSLERPELDVQTLERNISGISNTIVKILDRRGDNNDGEVRVRVLNNYDWWKDVKLLDFLKDVGRFARVNTMMAKESVKRRLESSDQGLSYTEFTYQLLQGYDFVHLFKNENVTIQIGGSDQWGNITAGTELIRKLHQSDSVYGVTFPLLLKSDGTKFGKSEDGAIWLSETMLSPYKFYQYFFSVPDADVVRFLKILTFLSLDEISEIEMDMKKDGYVPNTAQIRLAEEVTRFVHGVDGLEEAIKATEALRPGSETRLDWKTIEGIAEDVPSCSLAYDRVLDVGVVDLSVSTGLIESKGAAKRLLKQGGLYLNNGRVDNEGKKIEVDDIVDGKVLLLSAGKKNKMVVRIA
- the LOC139860610 gene encoding pollen receptor-like kinase 4, giving the protein MLLLIYTLLCFTIVLSDSNDITKLITFKKSLANAAALNDWDTNVAPCNGARPNWSGVICGKDGTVFGLQLENMGLNGTIDMDALAELSTIRTLSFANNSFEGSMPDVSKIRALRGIYLSNNKFSGVIRDDMFMGMSSMRKVQLGNNKFTGRIPGSLNGLNILVDLQLQDNEFEGEIPDFEQKNLKVNFANNRLSGQIPPGLRNQDPSSFSGNNVCGKPVKSTCKITKEKHTQKALILAIIFVVLVLALILVTLRVCRTQRTPKNECKNNQIKKLNKNNPYRTSSKDMQTHSDEEENNKRPQNNGKLQFVRSDRERFGLNELLRASADVLGGGSFGSSYKAAMNDGPAVVVKRFRDMNNVRKEEFYVHLTRLGRFSHPNLLPIVAFYYKKDEKLLITEFAENGSLASHLHGNRKPNEPGLDWPTRLNIIKGIAQGLDYLYKQLPHLSLPHGHLKSSNVLLDNDFNPLLADYALVPIVNKHHAREFMVAYKSPEFSYHDRTTHKTDVWCLGILILEMLTGIFPANYLKQGKGGNSDLETWVNSVVREEWTGEVFDKDMKGTSNCEGEMLKLLKIGMCCCEWNVEKRWDFKMALEKIAELKERGSDHEYASSASDGDVHSSRAVSDDEFSSPESEVKLKP